A single window of Streptomyces sp. NBC_00464 DNA harbors:
- a CDS encoding class I SAM-dependent DNA methyltransferase yields MTDTAKLTATRAYYDTVAEGYVERVSDAFAQDVWGRAMLSGFAEEVRDDGGLPVADLGCGPGHVSAHLAELGLAVRGVDLSPRMVDIARRSHPELRFDVGSMSSLELPDGELGGAVAWWSIMHTPPPLLPALFAEFQRVLAPGGRLLLGFHAGEDQPYTGPERDGGVFYDIHLLSPDRVGKLLEQAGFTVTARMSGEGSSWPWACLAGRRSDAVSAPREASARS; encoded by the coding sequence ATGACGGACACCGCCAAGTTGACAGCGACAAGGGCCTATTACGACACCGTGGCCGAGGGATATGTCGAGCGCGTCAGTGACGCCTTCGCGCAGGACGTGTGGGGGCGCGCGATGCTCAGCGGGTTCGCCGAAGAGGTGCGGGACGACGGCGGCCTGCCCGTCGCCGATCTCGGGTGCGGGCCGGGGCATGTGAGCGCGCACCTGGCTGAGCTCGGTCTCGCCGTCCGGGGCGTGGACCTCTCGCCGCGCATGGTGGACATCGCCCGGCGCAGCCACCCGGAACTACGTTTCGACGTGGGCTCGATGAGCAGCCTGGAGCTGCCGGACGGGGAACTCGGGGGTGCCGTCGCATGGTGGTCGATCATGCACACGCCCCCGCCACTGCTGCCCGCCCTGTTCGCCGAGTTCCAACGGGTGCTGGCGCCCGGCGGGCGGCTGCTGCTCGGGTTCCACGCCGGTGAGGACCAGCCGTACACGGGGCCCGAGCGCGACGGCGGGGTGTTCTACGACATCCACCTGCTCTCACCCGACCGGGTCGGCAAGCTGCTGGAACAGGCCGGTTTCACCGTCACCGCACGGATGTCGGGCGAGGGCAGTAGCTGGCCATGGGCCTGTCTGGCCGGCCGGCGGTCCGACGCCGTCAGTGCACCCCGCGAGGCTTCCGCCAGATCCTGA
- a CDS encoding sensor histidine kinase: MSHSPALSRLKRVPPGWWVGMGWYAGMLLTFLVRVRLPGEYEPSVRPGVLFYRWDGLLMQLLATALAAAGCVLLQRRPLKALALVLGAATLATFSLSVGEIPLAQFLAADVALYFIAATRSRRTALVALLMALGTLTCFLAVRLLAGWDVGTSAELVVALTAVVAWLVGGSAYETRRHGESLAARAAEQALVEERLRIAREMHDTVAHSLGIIALQAGAAARVVHTQPDAAREAMSAVETAGRETLSGLRRMLVALRQADPAHEFEEREATAPRPAEGLADVERLARATTAAGVRVDVDLRGEPRSLPPDIDLSAFRIIQESVTNVVRHAATGSCRVSIVYGAEALAIEVADRGRGAGLASRPGFGLVGMRERVALLHGEFTAAPHPEGGFRVTARLPVPVAMSMGGDA, from the coding sequence ATGTCCCACTCCCCCGCTCTGTCTCGTCTCAAGCGCGTGCCGCCTGGTTGGTGGGTAGGCATGGGCTGGTACGCGGGCATGCTGCTCACCTTCCTCGTGCGGGTGCGGCTGCCCGGCGAGTACGAGCCGTCCGTCCGGCCCGGGGTGCTGTTCTACCGGTGGGACGGTCTGCTGATGCAGCTGCTCGCCACGGCCCTGGCGGCGGCCGGCTGCGTACTGCTGCAAAGGCGTCCGCTGAAGGCCCTGGCACTGGTGCTGGGCGCCGCCACGCTCGCCACGTTCTCGCTGAGCGTGGGAGAGATACCGCTCGCCCAGTTCCTGGCCGCCGATGTGGCGCTGTACTTCATAGCCGCCACCCGGTCACGCCGGACCGCTCTCGTCGCCCTTCTGATGGCGCTCGGCACCCTCACCTGCTTCCTGGCCGTCCGGCTGCTCGCCGGGTGGGACGTCGGCACGTCGGCGGAGCTGGTCGTCGCGCTGACCGCGGTCGTCGCCTGGCTGGTCGGCGGCTCGGCGTACGAGACCCGCCGGCACGGCGAGAGTCTCGCCGCGCGAGCCGCCGAACAGGCCCTGGTCGAGGAGCGTCTTCGGATTGCCCGCGAGATGCACGACACGGTCGCGCACAGCCTCGGCATCATCGCCCTTCAGGCGGGTGCTGCGGCCCGGGTCGTGCACACCCAGCCGGACGCCGCGCGCGAGGCGATGAGTGCGGTGGAGACCGCGGGCCGGGAGACGCTGTCGGGGCTGCGCCGGATGCTGGTCGCGCTGCGTCAGGCGGATCCGGCCCACGAGTTCGAGGAGCGGGAGGCGACGGCGCCGCGTCCGGCGGAGGGCCTTGCGGACGTGGAGCGGCTGGCGCGGGCCACGACCGCCGCCGGGGTCCGGGTCGACGTGGACCTGCGGGGCGAGCCCCGGTCGCTGCCGCCGGACATCGACCTGTCGGCCTTCCGCATCATCCAGGAGTCGGTGACCAATGTGGTCCGTCATGCCGCGACCGGTTCCTGCCGGGTGTCGATCGTGTACGGCGCCGAGGCGCTCGCCATCGAGGTCGCCGACCGCGGCCGGGGCGCGGGCCTCGCCTCCCGGCCGGGGTTCGGTCTGGTCGGCATGCGGGAGCGGGTCGCCCTGCTGCACGGCGAGTTCACCGCCGCCCCGCACCCGGAGGGTGGCTTCCGGGTGACGGCCCGACTGCCGGTGCCTGTCGCCATGTCGATGGGGGGCGATGCATGA
- a CDS encoding class I SAM-dependent methyltransferase: MPEDWQWDSSLFRGSAAHYARGRLPYAPGCADALTGALGLTGSGRLLDVGCGPGTVTLDMARYVAEAVGLDPDQDMPAEADRRARLRAVHNVRWVHARAEDLPAGLGTFHAVVFAQSFHWTDRDRVAATVRDMLEPGGAFVHVNDLKDPPPAPGPLPLPAPPYERIGDVVRRRLGPVRRAGQGSLDHGTRNQEERVLEQAGFGDCERHVVPAGEVVVRGADDLVAWVFSRSDSAPHLFGEELADFEQEVRAVLRDASPGLRFAERLPATEIRIWRKPRGVH, encoded by the coding sequence ATGCCTGAGGACTGGCAGTGGGACAGCAGCCTGTTCCGGGGCAGTGCGGCCCACTACGCACGCGGACGGCTGCCGTACGCACCGGGCTGTGCGGACGCACTCACCGGCGCGCTCGGTCTGACCGGAAGCGGCCGCCTCCTCGACGTCGGCTGCGGGCCGGGCACCGTGACGCTCGACATGGCGCGGTACGTCGCCGAGGCGGTGGGGCTGGACCCGGACCAGGACATGCCGGCCGAGGCGGACCGGCGGGCCCGTCTGCGCGCGGTGCACAACGTGCGCTGGGTCCACGCCCGGGCCGAGGACCTGCCGGCGGGTCTCGGCACGTTCCATGCCGTGGTCTTCGCCCAGTCGTTCCACTGGACGGATCGCGATCGGGTCGCGGCCACGGTGCGGGACATGCTGGAGCCGGGCGGGGCATTCGTCCATGTGAACGACCTGAAGGATCCGCCTCCCGCCCCGGGTCCGCTCCCCCTGCCCGCACCCCCGTACGAGCGCATCGGGGACGTGGTGCGCCGACGCCTGGGACCGGTCCGCCGGGCGGGGCAGGGCTCTCTGGACCATGGCACGCGGAACCAGGAGGAACGAGTGCTGGAACAGGCCGGGTTCGGGGACTGCGAGCGACATGTCGTGCCCGCCGGTGAGGTCGTCGTGCGCGGCGCCGACGACCTCGTGGCCTGGGTGTTCTCCCGCTCCGACTCGGCCCCTCACCTGTTCGGCGAGGAGCTGGCGGACTTCGAGCAGGAGGTACGCGCCGTGCTGCGCGACGCCTCACCCGGCCTCCGCTTCGCGGAACGGCTGCCGGCGACCGAGATCAGGATCTGGCGGAAGCCTCGCGGGGTGCACTGA
- a CDS encoding TetR/AcrR family transcriptional regulator, translating to MSRWEPNARGRLEQAAMELYGERGYEKTTVTEIAGRAGLTERTFFRHYADKREVLFGGSVLLQGLLVDTLAEAPAAASPIDAVAAALHAASAVFDERREQSRQRQKIISANPELQERELVKLDSLAAALAEGLRARGVTEPAASLTGEAGVAVFKVAFGRWIGGTGEQGMGRFIQEALDELKSVAAGGRA from the coding sequence ATGAGTCGATGGGAGCCGAACGCGCGCGGCCGGCTGGAGCAGGCCGCAATGGAGCTCTACGGCGAGCGCGGCTACGAGAAGACGACCGTGACCGAGATCGCCGGACGGGCAGGGCTCACGGAGCGCACGTTCTTCCGGCACTACGCCGACAAGCGCGAGGTCCTGTTCGGGGGCTCCGTCCTGCTTCAGGGGCTCCTCGTGGACACCCTCGCCGAGGCGCCCGCGGCCGCCTCGCCGATCGATGCGGTGGCCGCGGCGCTCCACGCCGCCTCGGCCGTGTTCGACGAGCGGCGCGAGCAGTCCCGGCAGCGCCAGAAGATCATTTCGGCCAACCCGGAGCTTCAGGAGCGGGAGCTGGTCAAGCTCGACTCACTCGCGGCGGCCCTCGCCGAGGGGCTGCGGGCGCGCGGCGTCACGGAGCCGGCCGCGAGCCTGACGGGCGAGGCGGGGGTTGCCGTCTTCAAGGTCGCGTTCGGGCGCTGGATCGGCGGCACCGGCGAGCAGGGCATGGGCCGTTTCATCCAGGAAGCGCTCGACGAGCTCAAGTCTGTGGCGGCGGGCGGCCGGGCCTGA
- a CDS encoding ABC transporter ATP-binding protein — MIEVNGLTKRYGGATAVKDLTFTVRPGEVTGFLGPNGAGKTTTLRMLLGLVEPTAGTATLQGRPFREHPRGLRHVGALLDAGDVHGGRTARAHLAMLARSNSIPRSRVDELLQDVGLAAAARRRIGGFSLGMRQRLGIATALLGDPPVLLFDEPLNGLDPEGVLWVRGLFRRLAAEGRTVFVSSHLMTEMEHTADRLVVIGRGELIAAESLTAFAGRSTRLSVTVGTPDPAALTPLLTAEGAEVVRDGERLTVTGLTADRIGELALHHRVLLRELTTLGASLEEAFMELTADSVEYLAGDPR, encoded by the coding sequence GTGATCGAAGTCAACGGACTGACCAAGCGATACGGCGGCGCCACCGCCGTCAAGGACCTCACCTTCACCGTACGGCCGGGCGAGGTCACCGGCTTCCTCGGACCCAACGGGGCCGGCAAGACCACCACGCTGCGCATGCTGCTGGGCCTGGTCGAGCCGACCGCCGGGACGGCCACCCTCCAGGGCCGGCCGTTCCGCGAACATCCGCGCGGGCTGCGGCACGTCGGCGCCCTCCTGGACGCGGGCGACGTGCACGGCGGCCGCACCGCCCGCGCCCACCTCGCGATGCTGGCCCGCAGCAACAGCATCCCGCGCTCCCGGGTCGACGAACTGCTTCAGGACGTGGGCCTCGCGGCGGCGGCCCGTCGGCGCATCGGTGGCTTCTCCCTCGGGATGCGCCAGCGCCTCGGCATAGCCACCGCGCTGCTCGGCGACCCGCCGGTGCTGCTCTTCGACGAACCCCTCAACGGCCTCGATCCGGAAGGCGTGCTGTGGGTGCGCGGCCTGTTCCGCAGGCTCGCCGCCGAGGGGCGCACCGTGTTCGTCTCCAGCCATCTGATGACGGAGATGGAGCACACCGCCGACCGGCTCGTCGTCATCGGCCGCGGCGAACTCATCGCGGCCGAGAGCCTGACCGCGTTCGCCGGCCGGAGCACCCGCCTCAGCGTGACCGTAGGCACCCCCGACCCTGCGGCGCTGACCCCGCTGCTCACCGCAGAGGGCGCCGAGGTGGTCCGGGACGGCGAACGGCTCACGGTCACCGGGCTCACCGCCGACCGCATCGGTGAGCTCGCCCTGCACCACCGCGTGCTGCTCCGTGAACTCACGACGCTCGGCGCTTCGTTGGAGGAGGCGTTCATGGAACTGACCGCGGACAGCGTCGAATACCTCGCAGGAGACCCCCGATGA
- a CDS encoding alpha-amylase: protein MSSRAARATLAGLLAAAGITVLAPWTSQATPPGEKTVTATLFEWKYDAVAQACTDSLGPAGYGYVEVSPASEHIQGDQWWTSYQPVSYKIAGRLGDRDAFASMVDSCHSAGVKVVADAVINHMSSGSGTGTGGTAYTKYDYPGYFQDQDFHGCRKNISNYGDRNDVQTCELVGLADLDTGSDAVRTTIAAYLSDLRTMGVDGFRVDAAKHMAADDIAAIKGKMADPGFWVTEVIYGGGEAVQPDEYTGVGDVDEFRYGGHLKSAFQSGSLTGLKSIADGKLASASARTFVDNWDTERNGSTLTYKDGAAYTLANVFMLASPYGSPNVYSGYEWSDKDAGPPNGGAAACGADGWTCTHAQTAITGMVGFHNATAGAELTDWWDNGSSAIAFGRGDKGFVAINNGDGELQQTFTTSLPSGAYCNVAQASPDACDGNTVQVGDDGTVTATVPAKGALALHG from the coding sequence TTGAGTTCCCGCGCCGCTCGCGCGACACTGGCCGGCCTGCTCGCAGCAGCCGGTATCACCGTCCTCGCCCCCTGGACCTCCCAGGCGACCCCACCGGGCGAGAAGACCGTCACCGCCACGCTGTTCGAGTGGAAGTACGACGCGGTGGCCCAGGCCTGCACGGACTCGCTGGGTCCGGCCGGCTACGGCTACGTGGAGGTCTCGCCCGCCTCCGAACACATTCAGGGCGACCAGTGGTGGACCTCGTACCAGCCCGTCAGCTACAAGATCGCCGGGCGCCTCGGTGACCGCGACGCCTTCGCCTCGATGGTGGACAGCTGTCACTCGGCCGGGGTGAAGGTCGTGGCCGACGCCGTCATCAATCACATGTCGTCCGGCTCCGGCACGGGGACCGGCGGCACGGCCTACACGAAGTACGACTACCCCGGGTACTTCCAGGACCAGGACTTCCACGGCTGCCGCAAGAACATCAGCAACTACGGTGACCGCAACGACGTCCAGACCTGCGAACTGGTGGGCCTGGCCGACCTCGACACCGGTAGCGACGCCGTCCGTACGACGATCGCCGCCTACCTCTCCGACCTGCGCACGATGGGTGTGGACGGCTTCCGTGTCGACGCCGCCAAGCACATGGCCGCCGACGACATCGCTGCGATCAAGGGCAAGATGGCCGACCCGGGCTTCTGGGTCACCGAGGTCATCTACGGCGGCGGCGAGGCGGTCCAGCCCGACGAGTACACCGGCGTGGGCGACGTCGATGAGTTCCGGTACGGCGGCCACCTCAAGAGCGCCTTCCAGAGCGGCTCGCTCACCGGCCTGAAGAGCATCGCCGACGGCAAGCTGGCGAGCGCGAGCGCCCGCACGTTCGTCGACAACTGGGACACCGAGCGCAACGGTTCCACGCTGACGTACAAGGACGGTGCGGCCTACACCCTGGCCAACGTCTTCATGCTCGCCTCGCCCTACGGCTCCCCGAACGTCTACTCCGGCTACGAGTGGTCGGACAAGGACGCCGGCCCGCCGAACGGCGGAGCGGCCGCGTGCGGCGCTGACGGTTGGACCTGTACGCACGCGCAGACGGCGATCACCGGCATGGTCGGTTTCCACAACGCCACGGCGGGCGCGGAGCTGACGGACTGGTGGGACAACGGCTCGTCGGCGATAGCGTTCGGCCGCGGCGACAAGGGCTTCGTGGCCATCAACAACGGTGACGGCGAACTCCAGCAGACGTTCACCACGTCGCTTCCCTCAGGGGCGTACTGCAACGTGGCGCAGGCCTCCCCGGACGCCTGCGACGGCAACACGGTGCAGGTGGGCGACGACGGCACGGTGACGGCGACCGTACCGGCGAAGGGTGCGCTGGCCCTGCACGGCTGA
- a CDS encoding coagulation factor 5/8 type domain-containing protein, with protein MHVPPTETPTTPPTGNLTAPRRRRRTRSFGFAAFAVSLLMAVPTAQTAFGEDAQAIEGGGDLGPNVMVFDPSTPDIQAKVDEVFKKQESAQFGDGRYALMFKPGTYNNINAQIGFYTSIAGLGLNPDDTTFNGDVTVDAGWFNGNATQNFWRSAENLALNPVSGTDRWAVSQAAPFRRMHVKGGLNLAPDGYGWASGGYIADSKIDGQVGPYSQQQWYTRDSSIGSWGNGVWNMTFSGVEGAPAQSFPEPPYTTLENTPVSREKPFLYLDGNDYKVFVPEKRTNARGVSWANGTPKGESIPLDQFYVVKPGATAETINAAVQQGLHLLFTPGVYHVDQTINIDRANTVALGLGLATIIPDNGVTAIKVGDVDGVKLAGLLVDAGPTNSDTLIEVGPEGASASHADNPTSLQDVFVRVGGAGAGKATTAMVINSNDTIVDHTWLWRADHGEGVGWETNRSDYGLQVNGDNVLATGLFVEHFNKYDVRWSGENGKTIFFQNEKSYDAPDQAAIQNGDTKGFAAYKVDDSVTTHEGWGLGSYCYYNVDPTIIQGHGFEAPVKPGVKFHDLLVVSLGGQGQYEHVINDTGSPTSGTSTVPSQVVSFP; from the coding sequence ATGCATGTTCCCCCCACGGAAACCCCCACAACTCCCCCCACGGGAAACCTCACCGCACCCCGGCGCAGGCGCCGGACCCGTTCGTTCGGGTTCGCCGCGTTCGCCGTTTCGCTACTCATGGCCGTCCCCACGGCGCAGACCGCCTTCGGCGAGGACGCGCAGGCCATCGAGGGCGGCGGCGATCTCGGACCCAATGTGATGGTGTTCGACCCGTCGACGCCGGACATCCAGGCCAAGGTCGACGAGGTGTTCAAGAAGCAGGAGTCGGCGCAGTTCGGCGACGGCCGCTACGCGCTGATGTTCAAGCCGGGCACGTACAACAACATCAACGCGCAAATCGGCTTCTACACCTCGATCGCCGGCCTCGGGCTGAACCCGGACGACACCACGTTCAACGGTGATGTGACCGTCGACGCGGGCTGGTTCAACGGCAACGCCACACAGAACTTCTGGCGCTCGGCCGAGAACCTCGCGCTCAACCCGGTCAGCGGAACCGACCGCTGGGCCGTCTCACAGGCTGCGCCCTTCCGCCGCATGCACGTCAAGGGCGGGCTCAACCTCGCACCCGACGGCTACGGCTGGGCAAGTGGCGGGTACATCGCCGACAGCAAGATCGACGGCCAGGTCGGACCGTACTCGCAGCAGCAGTGGTACACCCGGGACAGCTCCATCGGCAGCTGGGGCAACGGTGTCTGGAACATGACGTTCTCCGGCGTCGAGGGCGCCCCCGCCCAGAGTTTCCCCGAGCCCCCCTACACCACTCTGGAGAACACCCCGGTCTCCCGCGAGAAGCCGTTCCTCTACCTGGACGGCAACGACTACAAGGTGTTCGTGCCCGAGAAGCGCACCAACGCGCGCGGCGTCTCGTGGGCCAACGGGACACCGAAGGGTGAGTCGATCCCGCTCGACCAGTTCTATGTGGTGAAGCCCGGCGCAACCGCCGAGACGATCAACGCGGCGGTGCAGCAGGGCCTGCACCTGCTGTTCACGCCCGGCGTCTACCACGTCGACCAGACGATCAACATCGACCGCGCCAACACGGTCGCGCTCGGTCTGGGTCTCGCGACGATCATCCCGGACAACGGGGTCACCGCCATCAAGGTCGGTGACGTGGACGGCGTCAAGCTCGCCGGACTCCTCGTCGACGCCGGTCCCACCAACTCGGACACACTGATCGAGGTCGGCCCCGAGGGTGCGTCCGCGAGCCACGCGGACAACCCGACGTCGCTCCAGGACGTGTTCGTCCGGGTCGGCGGCGCGGGGGCCGGCAAGGCCACCACCGCCATGGTCATCAACAGCAACGACACGATCGTCGACCACACCTGGCTGTGGCGCGCCGACCACGGCGAAGGCGTCGGCTGGGAGACCAACCGCTCCGACTACGGCCTCCAGGTCAACGGCGACAACGTGCTGGCGACCGGCCTGTTCGTCGAGCACTTCAACAAGTACGACGTCCGCTGGTCCGGCGAGAACGGCAAGACGATCTTCTTCCAGAACGAGAAGTCGTACGACGCCCCCGACCAGGCGGCCATCCAGAACGGTGACACCAAGGGGTTCGCGGCCTACAAGGTCGACGACTCCGTCACCACCCACGAAGGCTGGGGACTGGGCAGCTACTGCTACTACAACGTCGACCCGACGATCATTCAGGGCCACGGCTTCGAGGCACCGGTGAAGCCCGGCGTCAAGTTCCACGACCTGCTCGTCGTCTCCCTCGGCGGCCAGGGCCAGTACGAACACGTCATCAACGACACGGGCTCGCCCACCTCGGGGACGTCCACCGTTCCGTCGCAGGTGGTGTCCTTCCCGTAG
- a CDS encoding SDR family oxidoreductase encodes MRVFMTGASGWIGSAVVPELIDAGHQVVGLARSDASAEALTAVGAEVRRGDLDDLGTLHDAAAGADGVIHLAFKHDIAFSGGFQGAAESDRRAVETFGEALAGSGKPFVIASGTLGLAPGRVATERDGLSPDWPVPFEAARARLATALLTVGLAPRNVRSSVVRFPPTVHGEGDHGFMAALVGIARDKGVSGYIGDGANRWPAVHRADAAHLVRLALEDAPAGSTLHAVGEEGVPLREVADTIGRRLGLPVASVAPEDADAHFGWLGGLVGVDGPASSALTRASFGWQPTHPGLIEDLAKGHYFDAPSA; translated from the coding sequence ATGCGTGTTTTCATGACCGGCGCGTCCGGCTGGATCGGTTCCGCCGTCGTCCCCGAGCTCATCGACGCGGGCCACCAGGTCGTCGGACTCGCCCGCTCGGACGCCTCGGCCGAGGCACTCACCGCCGTGGGTGCCGAGGTGCGGCGCGGCGACCTGGACGACCTCGGCACCCTGCATGACGCGGCTGCCGGTGCGGACGGCGTGATCCACCTCGCGTTCAAGCACGACATCGCTTTCTCCGGGGGCTTCCAGGGCGCAGCCGAATCGGACCGCCGCGCCGTCGAGACCTTCGGCGAGGCGCTCGCGGGTTCCGGCAAGCCGTTCGTCATCGCTTCCGGGACGCTCGGACTCGCCCCGGGCCGTGTCGCCACCGAGCGGGACGGTCTGAGCCCCGACTGGCCGGTGCCGTTCGAGGCCGCGCGGGCCCGGCTGGCCACCGCCCTGCTGACCGTGGGCCTCGCCCCGCGCAACGTCCGCTCGTCCGTCGTGCGCTTCCCGCCGACGGTGCACGGAGAAGGGGATCACGGCTTCATGGCGGCCCTGGTCGGCATCGCCCGCGACAAGGGCGTCTCCGGCTACATCGGCGACGGTGCCAACCGCTGGCCGGCCGTGCACCGCGCCGACGCCGCACACCTCGTCCGCCTCGCGCTGGAGGACGCCCCTGCGGGGTCGACTCTGCACGCGGTCGGCGAGGAGGGCGTCCCGCTCCGCGAGGTCGCCGACACCATCGGGCGCCGGCTCGGCCTCCCCGTCGCCTCCGTCGCCCCGGAGGACGCGGACGCGCACTTCGGCTGGCTGGGCGGCCTCGTGGGCGTGGACGGGCCGGCCTCCAGCGCCCTGACCCGCGCCTCGTTCGGGTGGCAGCCGACGCACCCGGGGCTGATCGAGGACCTCGCCAAGGGGCACTACTTCGACGCCCCGTCCGCGTGA
- a CDS encoding ABC transporter permease subunit — translation MTMAQATTTPAARVTDDDPRARFRDLLAAEWLKTWSLRSTSWMYAITALAVIAFNAGTAYDHYKYWYEYDDRGRESFIANGSPLMDAFTGNAAMVLVLAVAAIGAVSITGEYGTGLIRTTFTAVPARRSVMAAKALVLTAVTTVFGALVALASFASTQAILSGRDASVSLGHPGALRLVVASALLAPVAALAGLAIGAVIRHTGGAVIGCVVVLLLLPMVLSDRRHLTAVLQHTLPFSAWERLSASDLHASVLYPWTVSGAWTVYVAWALLAGAFATVAVHRRDQ, via the coding sequence ATGACCATGGCACAGGCCACGACCACGCCGGCTGCCCGCGTGACCGACGACGACCCCCGCGCCCGCTTCCGCGACCTGCTCGCCGCCGAATGGCTCAAGACGTGGTCGCTGCGCTCCACCTCCTGGATGTACGCGATCACTGCGCTGGCCGTCATCGCTTTCAACGCCGGCACGGCCTACGACCACTACAAGTACTGGTACGAGTACGACGACCGCGGCCGCGAGTCCTTCATCGCCAACGGCTCGCCCCTCATGGACGCCTTCACCGGGAACGCCGCGATGGTGCTGGTGCTGGCCGTCGCCGCCATCGGTGCCGTATCGATCACCGGCGAGTACGGCACCGGCCTGATCCGCACCACGTTCACCGCCGTCCCGGCCCGCCGCTCGGTGATGGCCGCCAAGGCCCTCGTGCTCACCGCCGTCACCACCGTCTTCGGCGCTCTCGTCGCCCTGGCGTCGTTCGCCTCGACGCAGGCGATCCTCTCCGGACGGGATGCCTCGGTGTCCCTCGGCCACCCCGGCGCCCTGCGCCTTGTCGTGGCTTCCGCGCTGCTCGCGCCGGTGGCCGCGCTCGCGGGCCTGGCGATCGGCGCAGTGATACGCCACACCGGAGGCGCCGTCATCGGGTGCGTGGTGGTGCTGCTCCTGCTGCCGATGGTTCTGAGTGACCGCCGCCATCTCACGGCGGTGCTCCAGCACACGCTGCCCTTCAGCGCGTGGGAGCGACTGTCTGCCTCGGATCTTCATGCGTCCGTCCTCTACCCGTGGACGGTCTCCGGAGCCTGGACGGTCTATGTCGCCTGGGCCTTGCTGGCGGGCGCGTTCGCGACGGTCGCGGTGCACCGCCGAGACCAGTGA
- a CDS encoding TetR/AcrR family transcriptional regulator, which translates to MATGQNDPERRERIITAALDLIAEEGVAGTSHRKVAARAGVPLGSMTYHFGGMDELLREAFTRFSSSIVAVFEERLGAATTPDEAREAVADLVHHLSGGNQRELVLTHELYTLAARKPAYRELTREWMRRSRVALEWHFDPATARQLDALIEGLSIHRALETEPHDRALTVEAIARITRAHDARS; encoded by the coding sequence GTGGCGACCGGACAGAACGACCCCGAGCGGCGGGAGCGCATCATCACCGCCGCACTCGACCTGATCGCCGAGGAGGGGGTCGCCGGGACCTCGCACCGCAAGGTCGCCGCGCGTGCCGGCGTGCCGCTCGGCTCGATGACGTACCACTTCGGCGGCATGGACGAGCTGCTGCGGGAGGCGTTCACACGCTTCTCCAGCAGCATCGTCGCCGTCTTCGAGGAGCGTCTCGGCGCCGCCACGACTCCCGACGAGGCCCGGGAGGCGGTCGCCGATCTGGTCCACCACCTGTCCGGCGGCAACCAGCGCGAGCTCGTCCTCACCCACGAGCTGTACACCCTCGCCGCCCGGAAGCCCGCCTACCGCGAGCTGACCCGGGAGTGGATGCGCCGCAGCCGCGTCGCCCTGGAGTGGCACTTCGACCCGGCGACGGCACGTCAGCTCGACGCGCTGATCGAGGGCCTGTCCATCCACCGCGCCCTGGAAACCGAGCCCCATGACCGGGCCCTGACCGTCGAGGCGATCGCCCGCATCACGCGAGCCCACGACGCACGTTCCTGA
- a CDS encoding response regulator transcription factor: MTDETLRSPEPIRVVLADDQPLVRTALRMVMAESTDLDVVGEAGTGEEAVRLTAELAPDVVVMDIRMPGLNGIEATERIAASPVTAHVVVLTTFDDDEYVYGALRVGAAGFLVKDMALDEILAAVRVVAAGDALIAPGVTRRLIKDFVGRPASSPPQRPLTAITDREREVLVLVGSGLSNAEIAERLFISVATAKTYLTRLLAKLDARDRVQLVIIAYEAGLVSASR, translated from the coding sequence ATGACCGACGAGACCCTCCGGAGCCCGGAGCCGATCCGCGTCGTGCTCGCCGACGACCAGCCGCTGGTGCGCACGGCGCTGCGCATGGTCATGGCCGAGAGCACCGACCTCGACGTCGTCGGAGAGGCAGGCACGGGGGAGGAGGCGGTACGGCTGACCGCCGAACTGGCCCCCGATGTCGTCGTGATGGACATCCGGATGCCGGGCCTCAACGGCATCGAGGCCACCGAGCGGATCGCCGCGAGCCCTGTCACCGCCCATGTGGTGGTCCTGACGACGTTCGACGACGACGAGTACGTGTACGGCGCCCTGCGCGTCGGCGCGGCCGGCTTCCTGGTCAAGGACATGGCGCTGGACGAGATTCTGGCGGCGGTCCGGGTGGTGGCGGCCGGGGACGCGTTGATCGCGCCGGGCGTCACCCGGCGGCTGATCAAGGACTTCGTGGGCCGCCCCGCCTCGTCGCCCCCGCAGCGCCCGCTCACCGCGATCACCGACCGGGAACGAGAGGTGCTCGTTCTGGTCGGCAGCGGGCTGTCCAACGCGGAGATCGCGGAGCGGCTGTTCATCAGTGTCGCCACGGCCAAGACGTATCTGACCCGGCTGCTCGCCAAGCTCGATGCCCGGGATCGGGTGCAGCTCGTCATCATCGCGTACGAGGCGGGTCTGGTGTCTGCCTCCCGGTGA